Part of the Nothobranchius furzeri strain GRZ-AD chromosome 2, NfurGRZ-RIMD1, whole genome shotgun sequence genome, TTGGGTGCTGATCATGGATGTATTGCTTTACTGCAGCCCGTCTTTTGACTGGCACTTGTTTGATCATATCACTCCAGTTGTTGCCTCTCTGCATTGGATCCCAGTTCAGTTCTGTGTTcaatttaagattttggttctggccTACAAATGTTTAAATGGCCTTGCTCCTAGCTCTTTATCTGGAATTCTAGTGCCATATGACCCATCTTGTGGATTAAGGTCAGCTGACCTAGTGAGCGGAACtaactgtcatcacaagctgctgatatcgcagcatgatgctcattattattttatgggttacagacgagtgttgatgctctgtgtttttatttctgcagcgagccttacaaTCTCACCTCTTTCCACCCACAGTTTCTTCTTAAAACACGTATTACATTTACTGTTTTGATGCATTTTAATGAGCTTCCTCCGTGCTGTGATTATATTGTaggatacaaactttacagcactctcacggagtaaaggttcggcagatatgtttgtttacatttttaccaCTGCGCGCCTTCAATGTTAGGGAAAGGAAGGAAGGGGCTGACGCGAAGCTGCTGTAAGGgtatctctaggctccacagtagcagtgACGGACAGCTTGGTTTGACCTGCTCTGAGAGGCgttaatcagaatttgcagatagcatttttttccttctaccaatcgcatagtgatgtctggacttaaaagcaactcattagattcatagttatttgttaaagtaatgcattaccataAATATTAACCTGTTTAAAAACATTGTTTATGTATATTACTGATTGCAAAACCCTCCTAGGGCTTTTGTCTTGTCcttttactgaatatttttcttttatatatttctgcttggttcactgcagtttcaaggaagagcgaagagacggatgagaaacctgtgctcttacatttccacaaccatcaaatgaaagacggaggtgtcccaaccagcagcttggctgggcagaTGACAGCAAAAGTTTGTGGTGGAAGAGAAACTAGCAAGAACCTAGTTCTGGACCCTAATGAAAAGACATCCGattcttcagagattgaagttAGTGGACAAGATGAAGATGAtttgaatctagactctgagcgttcagactctgggcctgaaactggaaatggagaccatggctgtaatgagaacaagtcttTGGAGACAGATATTAAGACAgtcaacaaatcatttagctgccctgtgtgtggtatacgattcctccacaagtggtctcttcaggaacatgtgagagtgacaagtcattcagcagtgaagtcttcagagtgttcggtcaatacaaaatgtgtgaaagagaagcaacatggaggctcatgtagaaaagtccagaaacaaccgaaatcatttagttgtgatgactgtgggaaAAAATTTAGCCAAAAGTCCAAATTAACCCGTCATATGAAAGGCCACACcgggcagaagccttttgcctgtgagctctgtggacaaagatttagccagaaaaataatttaaacacacacatgagagttcacacaggagataagccttttgcctgtgagctctgtggatacagatgtacccaaaaggtaagtttaaacgatcacatgagagtccacacaggagagaagccttttgcctgtgagctctgtgggaaaagatttagccataaaaataatttcaaatgtcacatgagagtccacacaggagagaagcattttgcctgtgagctctgtggacaaagaattAGCTCGAAAAAGCATTTAAactatcacatgagagtccacacaggagagaagccttttgcctgtgagctctgtggatacagatgtatccaaaaggcaagtttaaactatcacatgagagtccacacaggagagaagccttttgcctgtaagctctgtggacaaagatttagccgggaacatagtttaaacacacacatgagtgtccacacaggagagaagccttttgcctgcgagctctgtggatacaaatGTACcgaaaagtcacatttaaacagacacatgagaatccacacaggagagaagccttttgtctgtgagctctgtggacaaagatttagccataaaaatagtttaaacacacacatgaaagttcacacaggagagaagcctttttcctgtgagctctgtgaatacagatgtacacaaaaggcacatttaaactatcacatgaaagtccacacaggagagaagccttttgtctgtgagctctgtggatacagatgtacccaaaagccacgtttaaacaatcacatgaaaatccacacaggagagaagccttttgcctgtaagctgtgtggatacagatgtacccaaaaaacaagtttaaacagacacatgagagtccacacaggagagaagccttttgcgtgtgagctctgtggatacagatgtacccaaaaagcaagtttaaacagacacatgagagtccacacaggagagaagccttttgcctgtgagctctgtggacaaagatttagccataaaaataatttaaacacacacatcaaagtccacacaggagagaagactttttcctgtgagctctgggaaaagatttagccataaaaatagtttaaactgtcacatgagagtccacacaggagagaagcattttgactgtgagctctgtggacaaagatttagccgaaagacaaatttaaagagaCATACGAGCATCAACACAGGGCTCGAGGGAGTTATTTAACATTACTTCCAAATGcactatttagttttttttacaaCCTTAATATTAGTCTTGTACCTCTGCTCAACTATCGTTGATTGGCCCTTGAGCCACCTCTTCTTTTGATTTTCATTTTCAAAACTCCTTCGTTTATTAAACTCAGACCTTAACCAAATATTTGAGAAGTTCCTTCATGATTTCTGAATACAAAAAATATATTACTTAAAGATTAAGAAAAAACTGTTATACCCTCCGGTATTTAAGAAACAGACAATATAACAGGCACATGATGGTTGTAGTACATAACCCACTGCAATTTAAAGCTGTTAGATACCTGTGGCGTCTGCTTTAAACAATTATCTGTATATAAAATAATAGCATACAATGTTGTAATAACTGCAGCTTAAAAAGAATGTGTCTTTATTCATTTGGAGCCCCTAAGAAGAAATCCCACCTTAAAGGCTGTGTAGAGACAGCTGGGTCTGTTGTCAAGAAGTCATAAATTACAAGGCGGCTCTGTGGAGACTCCATTCTCCTACAATAGCATTTTGCTATTTTAAGCAGGCTTAGGAATGTGCCTGTACCAGAGTTTTTAGGGATGCTGTTTCAGAGTTATAAGCAGTGGACAGATGCCGGAAAGACAGAACcacttttgggctgcatggttctcCACCAGTGTACCGAAACTTGCATTAACATGGACTAGATTGTAATAAACTTGTTATCTTTTTTAACTTAAACTTTGCCATGATTGAGTGATAGCACTCCAAGAAACAGCTCAGCATGAAAATTAACCACATTCCCTTTATTTCTGATGACACACAACTAATCACTGCTGGTGGACAAATAATCACAGACACTTAGCACTTCTGCATGCGTTCTGCATTTGCGATGGGTACTGAATTtgatactttttaaggtaccgaccgaattccatagtaccgactgagcaccgattcacgtcatttgaaacggtgcctcgtttcgttacccgtccttcataacgagaacttgccaggacagctgcgcatgcgcaagagcattatgtcatcggtcgctgcgagccagttgtaaacagagcagcatggtagaaagaacgcacgccaaagcttgggtccacttcactaaatgtgatgggtaactgagtgatgatgaaaccagcgacaacgatctaagtgaggcatcgtcatcttaatctgctccggtaggtaaataaaatgtttaagataacattagcttgatatattagcttccgtttcgctaacggtgcattcgctttctcctcggacctccgaatttccgactagaagaacatgaacacgctctaaagtttggtttcactttactaaatgcgacgggtgattaggtaatgaaaccagcgacaacgatctaagtgtgaggcatcatcgttttaatctgctccagcagttaaataaactgtttaagataacgttagcttgatatgttagcttccattgccaccattgttatcagctaatggtgcgttcgctttctcctctgaaattctaacttcccagtaggaaaaatcaaatgaaaaaggacagcaaaaggaatgaagatacacagtaaatttagttcaccgtAAAGATGttagcttcagtttaattatcagcttataaaactacaaggacgatgttaaaatacatatttatcaaatatggttataaattgagaaaaaactatttaattataaaagagaattaaaatattaaacactcaaaagtatcgaaaattggtaccattaagtactggtatagattcctaggtaccgggcattagtaccgaatcgattcaaatgtcaaaggtacccatccctattctgTATTCAGTGTGAACGAGGCTTCACGCCCTCTCTCAGTAGCGCAGCATCGTGTGGTTGTCCTGTTCTGATTTTTTTCATGTAGTTGTGGTTTAGGCATTTTTTTGCCATTATCACTGATAAAAGCTGTGGGTTTATTCATTTGTGAATTAATTAAGCAATACAGGTCACAGtccaatgtttttgttttgttttgatttttaaagGTTCAGCAAATGCTGTCGAATCACTGAACGCCGTCATCTTGGAAATGAAATATGAACTGTTTCCAAGTACCGCTGTAAAGTGCTTGCATACCACTAGGCAGAAGAAAAAATATttgcatataataataataataatgcattgaacttatatagcgcttttcaagacacccaaagttgctttcacacacactcacattcacacactgctagtgatggtaagctatttgtagccacagccgccctggggaggtctgacagaggcgaggctgccatttggcgccgtcggcccctctgaccaccactaacacaggcaagttgggtgaagtgtcttgcctaaggacacaacagcaggatacccctggcgggagctggagtcaaacccatgaccctccggtcatgaggcaacccgctctatcaCCTGAGCTAGCTGCTTTCCCAAGATATGCTCACAAGGTGCTTTATAAGAAtgacaaaactaaaaaaaaactaaaaaaactaaaaaaaagacGAACAAAGACCATAATAATATACAAAAAAAGGGAAATTTTTAGACTAAAAATGAATCCTGAAAAAGACAGACCTGACAGAGCCAGTAGTGTGGAAAAAAAGCTATTGAGGAAGAATCATGAACAATGTGTGTTTAGATGGTAAATGACACAGTTCAGAGCGGTTCTGGTTCAGTCCGCTGTTGGATCATCAACACTTGACAGGAGACATGATCGTCTTTTATACAGAATGTCTTGTGTCTTCATCTGTCTAGGGCTGTTATGATGGTTTTATTTTTGAATCATTGTTTGAAGCATTCAAACTGTTTTCCtgttttcttcttattctgcttcggtacactttttgaaccttttCTACTCCTTCAAATTTTTAGCTATTTcaccaaaacattcagctcgttaagctctttccagctattacttttggcattgatatctttaaaatttttcgagttaataAGCTTTTTCTGGGAAAATTtttccattgaaatgaatgggattggtcaattttcagcaaattcctatcactttttgacctaaaactattggggtccttttaacttagagacttcattcaaagtttaacaaactcacaagtctttcctgtttaacatattaaagaggctttttgatatcttttacgttttttctaaaatcgcaggtagaagttgaggtacgacttgaaattttcagaaaaattcacaaaatttaTAATGgcaaaagataggagcagtggccctcccttgctccatttctggcgttgtcccgagagaaccataggtccgattgaaatgagacacacgctggcttacagctaacgaatataccttcgttttgagctataattcatgactgtactccaaacattgtggtcgtacggttcatttgtttgagaaaattcaaatttaaaaaaatgtttcccaccactctaaactgaaaattccgcactctaacttttgaacttcacatcttctgtgaacaactctttactacctccagaccgtttggactaccgaaacaaattaaaactcaagaagtaggaatttttgtcagcttttcagaatgggtttcattttatctgtaaacCGTTCTtttgctacaagcctcagaaagaggagagacccagattttccctcattgaaacccatgttaaaggaacagagattttctcctctgatcgtcttcagacagctaaaagtttctcttcATGGTAGGTacataaaaattcacacagatgatcatcaaagccttctgccgctcacgctttttgaatttttgaatttggtgcagtacttttcgaatggtgatgagaagtttgacaggtccaatttcacttctgaaggacagatttaaaggcttctctcattaacaggagtacagctgcaggcctccaacagccaggggaaaaggcaggaaaacagtgctgctctctgattggttgagagtgttcaaccattttctgtccaatcaggatccagcacccacacatatgacacatcaaatcaaccagtttggtctcaggaatcttgtattcaattttaaatgtgttatctgttaccatggcaacacaaggaactacaaatcactttaaccaagtctcataggaatgaatattaaaaagctgaatattgagccaataacagactcctgtttttgatctttttgaactctctgtacttaaaactagaaacaagttatgattgaccgtcagaaggtgggaaagtgccccgctccctcccagctccgtgattggttgagagaggtcaatcatctttggGCTAAATGCAATTACACgtccacacatgtgagacatcaaatcgatcggcttgccctaaggaattcatccatccacaaataaatccatacatgcttctatccatccatccatccacccatctaacatccatccaacaatccatccgttatttcattcatccaactagggctgctcgattatggcgaaaataataatcacgattatggtgactgaaattgagattacgattatttaggacgatttttcaatttatgttgattttatttgtttttattcagtcataaaattgctcagggcacaatcaggacaaaaataagaaacaagatgatcactaaaagaactcctgattcccagtataaaaagaccaatatatttttatagctcatagtttattacccaagggctatagaccttggtttaactcatttaagtctaaccagtacagacccaaataccaatatcttgcaaatactgacagcaagaattatacagtggcaacaaatacatgcaaataaatttatgttcacaaaatgttgcataacatttatttagtcgtgtcaaggtgctgtaggagagtgcactagcaccgtgtcctcagagagattagttattatttatcagcgtgaggaacttatttctacattatttataaactatttatttacaagtccatcagttaatgtaataattgtcccaaccacagctgcacccccaccccccaacccggtctcacagcaatcggggcaaactgcacgtgtgtttagcgcgccgcacacgcacatttagccgtttttagtggctcaggagtccgcaggtgcggtgtgtgtgtcactcactctggttactccaacaaggagccggctctgagagctgtttctttagtgaCCGACAcagcactacatcattccctttcctaatgtcctgaagaacggtccggggcgcaggcggagtgttaagctaacctgcaggaaatgtcgactacagttatccagaaagtagctaagggttaccagagatgtttctcaggtgttcgctaggtacttttaagttaaaaagtcaagaagggggtctgaaaagctgctagaaatagcgtcaaagttgctaagttggcaacactgtgaggagcgcttcatttgcaactcggggcagctcaggcgggaggagcaaataatcggcttgttttgttttttataatcgttcaaaactcagatcgtaatcgtgattaaaattcgattaattgagcagccctacatccaaccattcatccctcCCATATCAAGTTTGAACATATgttcatctatcagtttcagatatcagcaaatatttctaaattcacagttcagccaattgtaaaaatgtacccattaaactattatcattcaaatgccagctgtttaatatttcaaattttgagtttttaatcaatgttcaaagattaaacttttctgctgtttagcattttttgtccattcttcacctatattctgagctttattacacttgttgggggtttttgcttctaaatctttaaattagGGGTGGGCCtttatcggcgttaacgcgctgcggcaaagccagactcttatcgcgcgatttaaaaaaatgacgccgttaatctattctcaaagttgggttttgatctgggtctatactaagtaagctatgatgactttcacattgcgcggatggatacctggttggcgcggatgtatactcggcgcggatcatcaACATATAAGGCGTGGAAGTATATGCGCGAACGAGAACATCTTTAATGCCAGAGGAATCTTCAAACGTGACGCGCCAACTTGAATGCATCTATGAAGCCATTGGGTTTGCTCCAGGGAAAATTTATTTTTAAGAAGCTTCCCAATGGAAACCTTGACAAGACTAAAGTTGTTTGCACCTTGTGCAATGCGGAATTTGTTTACTGTAGAAGTTCTTCCAGTCTCAAGTACCACCTAAACGCTAAGCATCCCTTAGCTAATTTGGAAGATGCTGGACCACGTGTTGCGCAGGTGAAGAGTTTTCCTCAAACTACTATGTTTGAGTGCAACCGAGGCAAGCCCATCAGTGCAGCTCTATCAAGTAAGCTCACTGATCTCCTTGCTCAGTGGATTGCCACGAGCTGCCGGCCCATCAGCGT contains:
- the LOC107373490 gene encoding zinc finger protein 271-like, producing MDTDVPQLALVKEEAPEEQSAGVDQQDPEHLHIKEELEELWTSLEGEHLCLKEETEAVRFPVTAVSIKSEDDEEKPLVSQLHQQQIEDRDVPTSSSADQMAAETGGGAGTSRNPDLNPHEQTSDSSDTEVSGDDDGDGVNRDSELSDSGSETGDEDDDWNESRSSESDVSRKSEETDEKPVLLHFHNHQMKDGGVPTSSLAGQMTAKVCGGRETSKNLVLDPNEKTSDSSEIEVSGQDEDDLNLDSERSDSGPETGNGDHGCNENKSLETDIKTVNKSFSCPVCGIRFLHKWSLQEHVRVTSHSAVKSSECSVNTKCVKEKQHGGSCRKVQKQPKSFSCDDCGKKFSQKSKLTRHMKGHTGQKPFACELCGQRFSQKNNLNTHMRVHTGDKPFACELCGYRCTQKVSLNDHMRVHTGEKPFACELCGKRFSHKNNFKCHMRVHTGEKHFACELCGQRISSKKHLNYHMRVHTGEKPFACELCGYRCIQKASLNYHMRVHTGEKPFACKLCGQRFSREHSLNTHMSVHTGEKPFACELCGYKCTEKSHLNRHMRIHTGEKPFVCELCGQRFSHKNSLNTHMKVHTGEKPFSCELCEYRCTQKAHLNYHMKVHTGEKPFVCELCGYRCTQKPRLNNHMKIHTGEKPFACKLCGYRCTQKTSLNRHMRVHTGEKPFACELCGYRCTQKASLNRHMRVHTGEKPFACELCGQRFSHKNNLNTHIKVHTGEKTFSCELWEKI